From Salvelinus sp. IW2-2015 linkage group LG2, ASM291031v2, whole genome shotgun sequence, one genomic window encodes:
- the LOC111974770 gene encoding cysteine/serine-rich nuclear protein 3, producing MSGILKRKFDEVEASSSPCSSLQESDDEVSCSESGDSSDSVNPSASGPFTPDSILKREKRVRTRRVHFDNVTVYYFSRRQGFTSVPSQGGSTLGMSNRHSGVRQYSLGEFALEQERIHRDMLRDHLKEEKLNSMKLKLTKNGTVESEEANTLMAEDISDDDIDLENTEVDEYFFLQPLTTKKRRALLRTSGVKKIDVEEKHELRAIRVSREDCGCDCRVFCDPETCACSVAGIKCQVDRMSFPCGCTKEGCSNAAGRVEFNPIRVRTHFLHTIMKLELEKSREQQQASPANGYHGESNGYGSPLVQTQYSLSDPTVQQSAIMHLQTADDMDEPLGDEDEDEDDEDNEEDDEDEEDSSSLCSGLSDSSTQSLANSDSEEEDGDEEDKSEDFENGVSEPPVANTEVAPLSSVLCYSDATLPQDNHMNGNSYLFSSPADYYQLENPSAVASANGTASQPSEPYGEVLSFPHTVSTTNGAMPQGPFNMAVDIAEQYTDYPRQAEEQYANQHFTMTNGTAATTTAMGCCTPDLENNMVPPKGTFPEQPGGLSQIEFHNNYLNNKKCFVTEQPKEVSSVNCLSEGPSLAVSTKIPALAENLPQVAPV from the exons ATGAGCGGTATACTTAAGAGGAAGTTTGACGAGGTGGAGGCTTCCTCCTCGCCGTGCTCCTCCTTGCAGGAGTCTGATGACGAGGTCTCCTGCAGCGAGAGCGGAGACAGCAGTGACAGTGTCAACCCTTCAGCCTCGGGCCCCTTCAccc CTGATTCTATACTGAAGAGGGAGAAGCGTGTGAGAACAAGGAGGGTACATTTTGACAATGTGACGGTGTACTACTTCAGCCGGCGCCAGGGCTTCACCAGTGTGCCCAGTCAGGGGGGCAGTACTCTGGGCATGTCCAACAGACACAGCGGTGTCAGGCAGTACTCCCTGGGAGAGTTTGCCCTGGAGCAAGAGAGAATCCACAGAGACATGCTCCGAGACCATCTGAAGGAGGAGAAACTCAACTCCATGAAACTCAAG CTGACTAAGAATGGTACAGTGGAGTCGGAGGAGGCCAACACGCTCATGGCAGAGGACATCTCTGACGATGACATTGATCTGGAAAACACAGAGGTGGACGAGTACTTCTTCCTACAGCCCCTCACCACGAAGAAGCGCCGGGCTTTGCTGCGGACCTCGGGGGTGAAGAAGATTGACGTGGAGGAGAAGCACGAGCTGCGGGCCATCCGGGTGTCCAGGGAGGACTGTGGCTGCGACTGCAGAGTGTTCTGTGACCCAGAGACCTGTGCATGCAGCGTAGCAGGAATCAAGTGCCAG GTGGACCGCATGTCTTTTCCCTGTGGCTGTACCAAGGAGGGCTGTAGCAACGCGGCCGGCCGGGTGGAGTTTAACCCCATCCGCGTGCGGACCCACTTCTTGCACACCATCATGAAGCTAGAGCTGGAGAAGAGCCGCGAGCAGCAGCAGGCATCCCCTGCCAACGGTTACCATGGCGAAAGCAACGGCTATGGCAGCCCGCTGGTCCAGACCCAATACTCTCTGTCAGACCCAACAGTCCAACAGTCTGCCATCATGCACCTCCAGACTGCTGACGACATGGACGAGCCTCTGGGTGATGAAGACgaagatgaggatgatgaggataatgaggaagatgacGAGGATGAAGAGGACAGCAGCAGTTTATGCAGCGGACTGTCTGACTCCAGCACTCAGAGCTTGGCGAACAGTGACTCTGAGGAAGAGGACGGCGATGAGGAGGACAAGTCGGAGGACTTTGAGAATGGAGTCAGCGAGCCGCCTGTCGCCAACACTGAGGTTGCCCCCctgtcctctgtgttgtgttactcTGACGCCACTCTGCCACAGGACAACCATATGAATGGAAACTCTTATTTATTCAGCTCCCCAGCAGATTATTATCAGTTGGAGAACCCCAGTGCTGTTGCCTCAGCCAACGGGACGGCCAGCCAGCCCAGTGAACCCTATGGAGAGGTCTTATCATTCCCGCACACAGTAAGCACTACTAACGGTGCCATGCCACAAGGACCATTTAACATGGCCGTCGACATTGCAGAGCAGTACACAGATTACCCCCGCCAGGCTGAGGAACAGTACGCCAATCAGCACTTCACCATGACCAATGGCACAGCAGCAACCACTACTGCCATGGGCTGCTGCACACCTGACCTGGAAAACAACATGGTCCCGCCTAAAGGAACATTCCCTGAGCAGCCTGGGGGCCTCAGCCAGATTgagttccacaacaactacctgaacaataagaagtgttttgtgacAGAGCAACCAAAGGAAGTGTCTAGCGTTAATTGTCTGTCTGAAGGGCCTTCTTTAGCAGTCAGTACAAAGATCCCTGCATTAGCAGAGAATCTCCCCCAGGTCGCACCAGTTTAG